In Oncorhynchus clarkii lewisi isolate Uvic-CL-2024 chromosome 16, UVic_Ocla_1.0, whole genome shotgun sequence, one genomic interval encodes:
- the LOC139368698 gene encoding cold shock domain-containing protein E1-like isoform X13: MGSPWKGFVEFTLPASPPAAFVSADLSSTSPVGLSLSPYGRSCDPALTPLSDMERVHSEPPLARNNASATSVVAIPRSFSVSHKKHKRTPLYRRSMSFDPGMLHNGHTAFANGTAVGIRETGVVEKLLTSYGFIQCSERQARLFFHCSQYNGNLQELKIGDDVEFEVSSDRRTGKPIAVKLLKIKPEVLPEERISGQVVSAIPTHLDGKSAPGQVPTGSVCYERNGEVFYLTYTPDDIEGNMHLDTGDKVSFYMETNKHTGAVSAHNIVLVKKKQMRCQGVVCATKEAFGFIERADVVKEIFFHYSEFKGDLEALQAGDDVEFTIKERNGKEVATDVRLLAQGTVIFEDISIEQFEGTVIKVIPKVPTKNQNDPLPGRICARISYTDKELLFGEKDTKSKVTLLEGDHVQFNISTDRRDKLERATNIDILPDTFHFTKESREMGVIAAMRDGFGFIKCVDRDARMFFHFSEVLEESQLHISDEVEFTVVPDMLSAQRNHAVRIKKLPKGTVSFHTQSEQRFVGVVEKEATAAITNNKSASPSKAKEKEAEEGVISYEDCGVKLTVSYHVKDLEGAAQPQAGDKVEFSINEVKRTGQQSAVTIKILNRTVNTKRLLGYIATLKDNFGFIETANHDQEIFFHYSELCGDMENLELGDTVEYTLSKGKGNKVSAEKVMKMAAVNSVGQDVGEAVMLGKVVRPLRSVDPSQTEYQGLIEHSEEEGMKGQNYSFGIMGMTNKADCLQKGELVKFQLCTVAQTGQKMACNVVPQRKALVECVKDQFGFITYEVGESKKLFFHVKEVQDGLELQTGDEVEFSVILNQRTGKCSACNVRRVSEGPKPVATPRPDRLVNRLKSITLDDSSAPRLVIVRQPRGPDNSKGFNVERKTRQPGVID; this comes from the exons ATGGGCAGCCCCTGGAAAGGCTTTGTCGAGTTTACCTTGCCCGCGTCGCCGCCTGCCGCGTTTGTTAGCGCTGACCTGAGCAGCACCTCCCCCGTCGGACTCAGCCTGTCACCGTACGGCCGATCC tGTGACCCAGCCCTGACCCCACTGTCGGATATGGAGAGAGTGCACTCTGAACCCCCTTTGGCACGTAATAATGCCTCTGCCACCTCTGTGGTGGCTATCCCCCGCTCGTTCTCGGTTTCCCACAAAAAACACAAGCGGACACCCCTGTATCGGAGATCA ATGAGTTTTGACCCTGGCATGCTCCACAATGGGCACACTGCGTTTGCCAATGGCACAGCGGTGGGCATCAGGGAGACTGGCGTGGTGGAGAAGCTGCTCACCTCCTACGGGTTCATCCAGTGCTCGGAGCGGCAGGCGCGCCTCTTCTTTCACTGCTCCCAGTACAACGGCAACCTGCAGGAGCTCAAGATAGGAG aTGATGTGGAGTTTGAAGTGTCCTCAGACAGGCGTACTGGCAAGCCCATAGCAGTGAAGCTGCTTAAGATCAAACCAGAGGTGCTTCCAGAGGAGCGCATCTCGGGCCAG GTCGTCTCAGCGATTCCTACTCACCTGGATGGCAAGTCTGCTCCAGGGCAGGTCCCCACTGGCAGTGTGTGCTATGAGAGAAATGGG GAGGTGTTTTACTTGACCTACACCCCAGACGACATAGAGGGCAACATGCACCTGGACACGGGAGACAAAGTCAGCTTCTACATGGAAACTAACAAGCA CACCGGTGCAGTCAGTGCACACAACATTGTCCTGGTTAAGAAGAAACAGATGAGGTGCCAGGGGGTTGTCTGTGCCACCAAG GAGGCCTTTGGGTTCATTGAGAGGGCTGATGTGGTGAAGGAGATCTTCTTCCACTACAGCGAGTTCAAGGGCGACCTGGAGGCCCTGCAGGCCGGCGACGACGTGGAGTTCACCATCAAAGAGAGAAAC GGGAAAGAGGTGGCTACTGACGTGAGGCTGCTCGCCCAGGGGACAGTCATATTTGAGGACATCAGCATCGAGCAGTTTGAAGGCACTGTTATCAAGGTCATCCCTAAAGTTCCAACCAAGAACCAG AATGATCCACTACCAGGCCGCATCTGTGCCAGGATCAGTTACACAGACAAGGAGCTCCTGTTTGGTGAGAAGGACACCAAGTCCAAGGTGACCCTGCTGGAAGGCGACCATGTGCAGTTCAACATTTCCACGGACCGTAGGGACAAGCTGGAGCGGGCCACCAACATCGACATCCTGCCTGATACCTTCCACTTCACCAAGGAGTCCCGTGAGATG GGTGTGATCGCTGCCATGCGCGACGGCTTTGGCTTCATCAAGTGTGTGGACCGGGATGCCAGGATGTTCTTTCACTTTAGCGAGGTCCTGGAGGAAAGCCAGCTGCACATCTCTGACGAAGTCGAGTTCACCGTTGTGCCC GACATGCTGTCTGCCCAGAGGAACCACGCGGTGCGCATCAAGAAGCTGCCTAAAGGCACAGTGTCCTTCCATACCCAGTCTGAGCAGCGCTTTGTGGGCGTGGTGGAGAAGGAAGCCACGGCAGCCATCACCAACAACAAGAGCGCAAGCCCCAGCAAGGCCAAAGAGAAG GAAGCAGAAGAGGGAGTGATTTCTTATGAGGACTGTGGAGTGAAGCTGACTGTATCGTACCATGTCAAAGATCTGGAGGGAGCTGCCCAGCCACAGGCAGGAGACAAG GTGGAGTTCTCCATCAATGAGGTAAAGAGGACGGGCCAGCAGAGCGCGGTCACCATTAAGATCCTCAACCGCACAGTCAACACCAAAAGGCTGCTGGGATACATCGCCACGCTGAAAGACAACTTTGGGTTCATTGAGACGGCCAATCACGATCAAGAGATCTTCTTTCACTACAG tgaGCTGTGTGGAGACATGGAGAACCTGGAGCTGGGTGACACTGTGGAATACACCCTGTCCAAGGGCAAAGGAAACAAAGTCAGCGCTGAGAAGGTTATGAAGATGGCAGCAG TGAATAGTGTGGGACAGGATGTTGGTGAGGCGGTGATGCTGGGGAAGGTGGTGCGCCCTCTGCGTAGTGTGGACCCGTCGCAGACAGAGTACCAGGGGCTCATCGAGCACTCAGAGGAAG AGGGCATGAAGGGCCAGAATTACTCATTTGGCATCATGGGCATGACAAACAAGGCAGACTGTCTGCAGAAAGGAGAGCTGGTGAAGTTCCAGCTGTGCACAGTGGCCCAGACAGGACAGAAGATGGCCTGCAACGTTGTGCCCCAACGCAAAGCCTTAGTGGAGTGCGTCAAGGACCAG TTTGGTTTCATCACATATGAAGTTGGTGAGAGTAAGAAGCTGTTTTTCCATGTCAAAGAGGTGCAGGATGGCTTGGAGCTCCAGACTGGGGATGAGGTGGAGTTCTCAGTCATTCTCAACCAACGCACAGGGAAATGTAGTGCCTGCAATGTGCGCAGAGTCAG TGAAGGGCCTAAACCTGTGGCAACCCCCCGTCCCGATCGTTTGGTCAACCGGCTCAAGAGCATCACCCTGGATGACTCTAGCGCCCCCCGCCTAGTCATTGTGAGACAGCCCCGTGGCCCTGACAACTCAAAG GGCTTCAACGTGGAGCGGAAGACTCGTCAACCGGGTGTAATTGACTGA
- the LOC139368698 gene encoding cold shock domain-containing protein E1-like isoform X19 → MGSPWKGFVEFTLPASPPAAFVSADLSSTSPVGLSLSPYGRSMSFDPGMLHNGHTAFANGTAVGIRETGVVEKLLTSYGFIQCSERQARLFFHCSQYNGNLQELKIGDDVEFEVSSDRRTGKPIAVKLLKIKPEVLPEERISGQVGPDSHASPFTVLHGYIHPVVSAIPTHLDGKSAPGQVPTGSVCYERNGYGFLPTQEVFYLTYTPDDIEGNMHLDTGDKVSFYMETNKHTGAVSAHNIVLVKKKQMRCQGVVCATKEAFGFIERADVVKEIFFHYSEFKGDLEALQAGDDVEFTIKERNGKEVATDVRLLAQGTVIFEDISIEQFEGTVIKVIPKVPTKNQNDPLPGRICARISYTDKELLFGEKDTKSKVTLLEGDHVQFNISTDRRDKLERATNIDILPDTFHFTKESREMGVIAAMRDGFGFIKCVDRDARMFFHFSEVLEESQLHISDEVEFTVVPVSPGKKSMDMLSAQRNHAVRIKKLPKGTVSFHTQSEQRFVGVVEKEATAAITNNKSASPSKAKEKEAEEGVISYEDCGVKLTVSYHVKDLEGAAQPQAGDKVEFSINEVKRTGQQSAVTIKILNRTVNTKRLLGYIATLKDNFGFIETANHDQEIFFHYSELCGDMENLELGDTVEYTLSKGKGNKVSAEKVMKMAAVNSVGQDVGEAVMLGKVVRPLRSVDPSQTEYQGLIEHSEEEGMKGQNYSFGIMGMTNKADCLQKGELVKFQLCTVAQTGQKMACNVVPQRKALVECVKDQFGFITYEVGESKKLFFHVKEVQDGLELQTGDEVEFSVILNQRTGKCSACNVRRVSEGPKPVATPRPDRLVNRLKSITLDDSSAPRLVIVRQPRGPDNSKGFNVERKTRQPGVID, encoded by the exons ATGGGCAGCCCCTGGAAAGGCTTTGTCGAGTTTACCTTGCCCGCGTCGCCGCCTGCCGCGTTTGTTAGCGCTGACCTGAGCAGCACCTCCCCCGTCGGACTCAGCCTGTCACCGTACGGCCGATCC ATGAGTTTTGACCCTGGCATGCTCCACAATGGGCACACTGCGTTTGCCAATGGCACAGCGGTGGGCATCAGGGAGACTGGCGTGGTGGAGAAGCTGCTCACCTCCTACGGGTTCATCCAGTGCTCGGAGCGGCAGGCGCGCCTCTTCTTTCACTGCTCCCAGTACAACGGCAACCTGCAGGAGCTCAAGATAGGAG aTGATGTGGAGTTTGAAGTGTCCTCAGACAGGCGTACTGGCAAGCCCATAGCAGTGAAGCTGCTTAAGATCAAACCAGAGGTGCTTCCAGAGGAGCGCATCTCGGGCCAGGTGGGGCCAGACTCGCACGCCTCTCCATTTACTGTGCTGCATGGTTATATTCATCCA GTCGTCTCAGCGATTCCTACTCACCTGGATGGCAAGTCTGCTCCAGGGCAGGTCCCCACTGGCAGTGTGTGCTATGAGAGAAATGGG TATGGATTCCTTCCCACGCAGGAGGTGTTTTACTTGACCTACACCCCAGACGACATAGAGGGCAACATGCACCTGGACACGGGAGACAAAGTCAGCTTCTACATGGAAACTAACAAGCA CACCGGTGCAGTCAGTGCACACAACATTGTCCTGGTTAAGAAGAAACAGATGAGGTGCCAGGGGGTTGTCTGTGCCACCAAG GAGGCCTTTGGGTTCATTGAGAGGGCTGATGTGGTGAAGGAGATCTTCTTCCACTACAGCGAGTTCAAGGGCGACCTGGAGGCCCTGCAGGCCGGCGACGACGTGGAGTTCACCATCAAAGAGAGAAAC GGGAAAGAGGTGGCTACTGACGTGAGGCTGCTCGCCCAGGGGACAGTCATATTTGAGGACATCAGCATCGAGCAGTTTGAAGGCACTGTTATCAAGGTCATCCCTAAAGTTCCAACCAAGAACCAG AATGATCCACTACCAGGCCGCATCTGTGCCAGGATCAGTTACACAGACAAGGAGCTCCTGTTTGGTGAGAAGGACACCAAGTCCAAGGTGACCCTGCTGGAAGGCGACCATGTGCAGTTCAACATTTCCACGGACCGTAGGGACAAGCTGGAGCGGGCCACCAACATCGACATCCTGCCTGATACCTTCCACTTCACCAAGGAGTCCCGTGAGATG GGTGTGATCGCTGCCATGCGCGACGGCTTTGGCTTCATCAAGTGTGTGGACCGGGATGCCAGGATGTTCTTTCACTTTAGCGAGGTCCTGGAGGAAAGCCAGCTGCACATCTCTGACGAAGTCGAGTTCACCGTTGTGCCCGTGAGTCCAGGGAAAAAGTCCATG GACATGCTGTCTGCCCAGAGGAACCACGCGGTGCGCATCAAGAAGCTGCCTAAAGGCACAGTGTCCTTCCATACCCAGTCTGAGCAGCGCTTTGTGGGCGTGGTGGAGAAGGAAGCCACGGCAGCCATCACCAACAACAAGAGCGCAAGCCCCAGCAAGGCCAAAGAGAAG GAAGCAGAAGAGGGAGTGATTTCTTATGAGGACTGTGGAGTGAAGCTGACTGTATCGTACCATGTCAAAGATCTGGAGGGAGCTGCCCAGCCACAGGCAGGAGACAAG GTGGAGTTCTCCATCAATGAGGTAAAGAGGACGGGCCAGCAGAGCGCGGTCACCATTAAGATCCTCAACCGCACAGTCAACACCAAAAGGCTGCTGGGATACATCGCCACGCTGAAAGACAACTTTGGGTTCATTGAGACGGCCAATCACGATCAAGAGATCTTCTTTCACTACAG tgaGCTGTGTGGAGACATGGAGAACCTGGAGCTGGGTGACACTGTGGAATACACCCTGTCCAAGGGCAAAGGAAACAAAGTCAGCGCTGAGAAGGTTATGAAGATGGCAGCAG TGAATAGTGTGGGACAGGATGTTGGTGAGGCGGTGATGCTGGGGAAGGTGGTGCGCCCTCTGCGTAGTGTGGACCCGTCGCAGACAGAGTACCAGGGGCTCATCGAGCACTCAGAGGAAG AGGGCATGAAGGGCCAGAATTACTCATTTGGCATCATGGGCATGACAAACAAGGCAGACTGTCTGCAGAAAGGAGAGCTGGTGAAGTTCCAGCTGTGCACAGTGGCCCAGACAGGACAGAAGATGGCCTGCAACGTTGTGCCCCAACGCAAAGCCTTAGTGGAGTGCGTCAAGGACCAG TTTGGTTTCATCACATATGAAGTTGGTGAGAGTAAGAAGCTGTTTTTCCATGTCAAAGAGGTGCAGGATGGCTTGGAGCTCCAGACTGGGGATGAGGTGGAGTTCTCAGTCATTCTCAACCAACGCACAGGGAAATGTAGTGCCTGCAATGTGCGCAGAGTCAG TGAAGGGCCTAAACCTGTGGCAACCCCCCGTCCCGATCGTTTGGTCAACCGGCTCAAGAGCATCACCCTGGATGACTCTAGCGCCCCCCGCCTAGTCATTGTGAGACAGCCCCGTGGCCCTGACAACTCAAAG GGCTTCAACGTGGAGCGGAAGACTCGTCAACCGGGTGTAATTGACTGA
- the LOC139368698 gene encoding cold shock domain-containing protein E1-like isoform X18 gives MGSPWKGFVEFTLPASPPAAFVSADLSSTSPVGLSLSPYGRSMSFDPGMLHNGHTAFANGTAVGIRETGVVEKLLTSYGFIQCSERQARLFFHCSQYNGNLQELKIGDDVEFEVSSDRRTGKPIAVKLLKIKPEVLPEERISGQVGPDSHASPFTVLHGYIHPVVSAIPTHLDGKSAPGQVPTGSVCYERNGYGFLPTQEVFYLTYTPDDIEGNMHLDTGDKVSFYMETNKHTGAVSAHNIVLVKKKQMRCQGVVCATKEAFGFIERADVVKEIFFHYSEFKGDLEALQAGDDVEFTIKERNGKEVATDVRLLAQGTVIFEDISIEQFEGTVIKVIPKVPTKNQNDPLPGRICARISYTDKELLFGEKDTKSKVTLLEGDHVQFNISTDRRDKLERATNIDILPDTFHFTKESREMVRTLRRSMGVIAAMRDGFGFIKCVDRDARMFFHFSEVLEESQLHISDEVEFTVVPDMLSAQRNHAVRIKKLPKGTVSFHTQSEQRFVGVVEKEATAAITNNKSASPSKAKEKEAEEGVISYEDCGVKLTVSYHVKDLEGAAQPQAGDKVEFSINEVKRTGQQSAVTIKILNRTVNTKRLLGYIATLKDNFGFIETANHDQEIFFHYSELCGDMENLELGDTVEYTLSKGKGNKVSAEKVMKMAAVNSVGQDVGEAVMLGKVVRPLRSVDPSQTEYQGLIEHSEEEGMKGQNYSFGIMGMTNKADCLQKGELVKFQLCTVAQTGQKMACNVVPQRKALVECVKDQFGFITYEVGESKKLFFHVKEVQDGLELQTGDEVEFSVILNQRTGKCSACNVRRVSEGPKPVATPRPDRLVNRLKSITLDDSSAPRLVIVRQPRGPDNSKGFNVERKTRQPGVID, from the exons ATGGGCAGCCCCTGGAAAGGCTTTGTCGAGTTTACCTTGCCCGCGTCGCCGCCTGCCGCGTTTGTTAGCGCTGACCTGAGCAGCACCTCCCCCGTCGGACTCAGCCTGTCACCGTACGGCCGATCC ATGAGTTTTGACCCTGGCATGCTCCACAATGGGCACACTGCGTTTGCCAATGGCACAGCGGTGGGCATCAGGGAGACTGGCGTGGTGGAGAAGCTGCTCACCTCCTACGGGTTCATCCAGTGCTCGGAGCGGCAGGCGCGCCTCTTCTTTCACTGCTCCCAGTACAACGGCAACCTGCAGGAGCTCAAGATAGGAG aTGATGTGGAGTTTGAAGTGTCCTCAGACAGGCGTACTGGCAAGCCCATAGCAGTGAAGCTGCTTAAGATCAAACCAGAGGTGCTTCCAGAGGAGCGCATCTCGGGCCAGGTGGGGCCAGACTCGCACGCCTCTCCATTTACTGTGCTGCATGGTTATATTCATCCA GTCGTCTCAGCGATTCCTACTCACCTGGATGGCAAGTCTGCTCCAGGGCAGGTCCCCACTGGCAGTGTGTGCTATGAGAGAAATGGG TATGGATTCCTTCCCACGCAGGAGGTGTTTTACTTGACCTACACCCCAGACGACATAGAGGGCAACATGCACCTGGACACGGGAGACAAAGTCAGCTTCTACATGGAAACTAACAAGCA CACCGGTGCAGTCAGTGCACACAACATTGTCCTGGTTAAGAAGAAACAGATGAGGTGCCAGGGGGTTGTCTGTGCCACCAAG GAGGCCTTTGGGTTCATTGAGAGGGCTGATGTGGTGAAGGAGATCTTCTTCCACTACAGCGAGTTCAAGGGCGACCTGGAGGCCCTGCAGGCCGGCGACGACGTGGAGTTCACCATCAAAGAGAGAAAC GGGAAAGAGGTGGCTACTGACGTGAGGCTGCTCGCCCAGGGGACAGTCATATTTGAGGACATCAGCATCGAGCAGTTTGAAGGCACTGTTATCAAGGTCATCCCTAAAGTTCCAACCAAGAACCAG AATGATCCACTACCAGGCCGCATCTGTGCCAGGATCAGTTACACAGACAAGGAGCTCCTGTTTGGTGAGAAGGACACCAAGTCCAAGGTGACCCTGCTGGAAGGCGACCATGTGCAGTTCAACATTTCCACGGACCGTAGGGACAAGCTGGAGCGGGCCACCAACATCGACATCCTGCCTGATACCTTCCACTTCACCAAGGAGTCCCGTGAGATGGTAAGGACCCTGAGGAGATCCATG GGTGTGATCGCTGCCATGCGCGACGGCTTTGGCTTCATCAAGTGTGTGGACCGGGATGCCAGGATGTTCTTTCACTTTAGCGAGGTCCTGGAGGAAAGCCAGCTGCACATCTCTGACGAAGTCGAGTTCACCGTTGTGCCC GACATGCTGTCTGCCCAGAGGAACCACGCGGTGCGCATCAAGAAGCTGCCTAAAGGCACAGTGTCCTTCCATACCCAGTCTGAGCAGCGCTTTGTGGGCGTGGTGGAGAAGGAAGCCACGGCAGCCATCACCAACAACAAGAGCGCAAGCCCCAGCAAGGCCAAAGAGAAG GAAGCAGAAGAGGGAGTGATTTCTTATGAGGACTGTGGAGTGAAGCTGACTGTATCGTACCATGTCAAAGATCTGGAGGGAGCTGCCCAGCCACAGGCAGGAGACAAG GTGGAGTTCTCCATCAATGAGGTAAAGAGGACGGGCCAGCAGAGCGCGGTCACCATTAAGATCCTCAACCGCACAGTCAACACCAAAAGGCTGCTGGGATACATCGCCACGCTGAAAGACAACTTTGGGTTCATTGAGACGGCCAATCACGATCAAGAGATCTTCTTTCACTACAG tgaGCTGTGTGGAGACATGGAGAACCTGGAGCTGGGTGACACTGTGGAATACACCCTGTCCAAGGGCAAAGGAAACAAAGTCAGCGCTGAGAAGGTTATGAAGATGGCAGCAG TGAATAGTGTGGGACAGGATGTTGGTGAGGCGGTGATGCTGGGGAAGGTGGTGCGCCCTCTGCGTAGTGTGGACCCGTCGCAGACAGAGTACCAGGGGCTCATCGAGCACTCAGAGGAAG AGGGCATGAAGGGCCAGAATTACTCATTTGGCATCATGGGCATGACAAACAAGGCAGACTGTCTGCAGAAAGGAGAGCTGGTGAAGTTCCAGCTGTGCACAGTGGCCCAGACAGGACAGAAGATGGCCTGCAACGTTGTGCCCCAACGCAAAGCCTTAGTGGAGTGCGTCAAGGACCAG TTTGGTTTCATCACATATGAAGTTGGTGAGAGTAAGAAGCTGTTTTTCCATGTCAAAGAGGTGCAGGATGGCTTGGAGCTCCAGACTGGGGATGAGGTGGAGTTCTCAGTCATTCTCAACCAACGCACAGGGAAATGTAGTGCCTGCAATGTGCGCAGAGTCAG TGAAGGGCCTAAACCTGTGGCAACCCCCCGTCCCGATCGTTTGGTCAACCGGCTCAAGAGCATCACCCTGGATGACTCTAGCGCCCCCCGCCTAGTCATTGTGAGACAGCCCCGTGGCCCTGACAACTCAAAG GGCTTCAACGTGGAGCGGAAGACTCGTCAACCGGGTGTAATTGACTGA
- the LOC139368698 gene encoding cold shock domain-containing protein E1-like isoform X10 — protein sequence MGSPWKGFVEFTLPASPPAAFVSADLSSTSPVGLSLSPYGRSCDPALTPLSDMERVHSEPPLARNNASATSVVAIPRSFSVSHKKHKRTPLYRRSMSFDPGMLHNGHTAFANGTAVGIRETGVVEKLLTSYGFIQCSERQARLFFHCSQYNGNLQELKIGDDVEFEVSSDRRTGKPIAVKLLKIKPEVLPEERISGQVVSAIPTHLDGKSAPGQVPTGSVCYERNGEVFYLTYTPDDIEGNMHLDTGDKVSFYMETNKHTGAVSAHNIVLVKKKQMRCQGVVCATKEAFGFIERADVVKEIFFHYSEFKGDLEALQAGDDVEFTIKERNGKEVATDVRLLAQGTVIFEDISIEQFEGTVIKVIPKVPTKNQNDPLPGRICARISYTDKELLFGEKDTKSKVTLLEGDHVQFNISTDRRDKLERATNIDILPDTFHFTKESREMVRTLRRSMGVIAAMRDGFGFIKCVDRDARMFFHFSEVLEESQLHISDEVEFTVVPVSPGKKSMDMLSAQRNHAVRIKKLPKGTVSFHTQSEQRFVGVVEKEATAAITNNKSASPSKAKEKEAEEGVISYEDCGVKLTVSYHVKDLEGAAQPQAGDKVEFSINEVKRTGQQSAVTIKILNRTVNTKRLLGYIATLKDNFGFIETANHDQEIFFHYSELCGDMENLELGDTVEYTLSKGKGNKVSAEKVMKMAAVNSVGQDVGEAVMLGKVVRPLRSVDPSQTEYQGLIEHSEEEGMKGQNYSFGIMGMTNKADCLQKGELVKFQLCTVAQTGQKMACNVVPQRKALVECVKDQFGFITYEVGESKKLFFHVKEVQDGLELQTGDEVEFSVILNQRTGKCSACNVRRVSEGPKPVATPRPDRLVNRLKSITLDDSSAPRLVIVRQPRGPDNSKGFNVERKTRQPGVID from the exons ATGGGCAGCCCCTGGAAAGGCTTTGTCGAGTTTACCTTGCCCGCGTCGCCGCCTGCCGCGTTTGTTAGCGCTGACCTGAGCAGCACCTCCCCCGTCGGACTCAGCCTGTCACCGTACGGCCGATCC tGTGACCCAGCCCTGACCCCACTGTCGGATATGGAGAGAGTGCACTCTGAACCCCCTTTGGCACGTAATAATGCCTCTGCCACCTCTGTGGTGGCTATCCCCCGCTCGTTCTCGGTTTCCCACAAAAAACACAAGCGGACACCCCTGTATCGGAGATCA ATGAGTTTTGACCCTGGCATGCTCCACAATGGGCACACTGCGTTTGCCAATGGCACAGCGGTGGGCATCAGGGAGACTGGCGTGGTGGAGAAGCTGCTCACCTCCTACGGGTTCATCCAGTGCTCGGAGCGGCAGGCGCGCCTCTTCTTTCACTGCTCCCAGTACAACGGCAACCTGCAGGAGCTCAAGATAGGAG aTGATGTGGAGTTTGAAGTGTCCTCAGACAGGCGTACTGGCAAGCCCATAGCAGTGAAGCTGCTTAAGATCAAACCAGAGGTGCTTCCAGAGGAGCGCATCTCGGGCCAG GTCGTCTCAGCGATTCCTACTCACCTGGATGGCAAGTCTGCTCCAGGGCAGGTCCCCACTGGCAGTGTGTGCTATGAGAGAAATGGG GAGGTGTTTTACTTGACCTACACCCCAGACGACATAGAGGGCAACATGCACCTGGACACGGGAGACAAAGTCAGCTTCTACATGGAAACTAACAAGCA CACCGGTGCAGTCAGTGCACACAACATTGTCCTGGTTAAGAAGAAACAGATGAGGTGCCAGGGGGTTGTCTGTGCCACCAAG GAGGCCTTTGGGTTCATTGAGAGGGCTGATGTGGTGAAGGAGATCTTCTTCCACTACAGCGAGTTCAAGGGCGACCTGGAGGCCCTGCAGGCCGGCGACGACGTGGAGTTCACCATCAAAGAGAGAAAC GGGAAAGAGGTGGCTACTGACGTGAGGCTGCTCGCCCAGGGGACAGTCATATTTGAGGACATCAGCATCGAGCAGTTTGAAGGCACTGTTATCAAGGTCATCCCTAAAGTTCCAACCAAGAACCAG AATGATCCACTACCAGGCCGCATCTGTGCCAGGATCAGTTACACAGACAAGGAGCTCCTGTTTGGTGAGAAGGACACCAAGTCCAAGGTGACCCTGCTGGAAGGCGACCATGTGCAGTTCAACATTTCCACGGACCGTAGGGACAAGCTGGAGCGGGCCACCAACATCGACATCCTGCCTGATACCTTCCACTTCACCAAGGAGTCCCGTGAGATGGTAAGGACCCTGAGGAGATCCATG GGTGTGATCGCTGCCATGCGCGACGGCTTTGGCTTCATCAAGTGTGTGGACCGGGATGCCAGGATGTTCTTTCACTTTAGCGAGGTCCTGGAGGAAAGCCAGCTGCACATCTCTGACGAAGTCGAGTTCACCGTTGTGCCCGTGAGTCCAGGGAAAAAGTCCATG GACATGCTGTCTGCCCAGAGGAACCACGCGGTGCGCATCAAGAAGCTGCCTAAAGGCACAGTGTCCTTCCATACCCAGTCTGAGCAGCGCTTTGTGGGCGTGGTGGAGAAGGAAGCCACGGCAGCCATCACCAACAACAAGAGCGCAAGCCCCAGCAAGGCCAAAGAGAAG GAAGCAGAAGAGGGAGTGATTTCTTATGAGGACTGTGGAGTGAAGCTGACTGTATCGTACCATGTCAAAGATCTGGAGGGAGCTGCCCAGCCACAGGCAGGAGACAAG GTGGAGTTCTCCATCAATGAGGTAAAGAGGACGGGCCAGCAGAGCGCGGTCACCATTAAGATCCTCAACCGCACAGTCAACACCAAAAGGCTGCTGGGATACATCGCCACGCTGAAAGACAACTTTGGGTTCATTGAGACGGCCAATCACGATCAAGAGATCTTCTTTCACTACAG tgaGCTGTGTGGAGACATGGAGAACCTGGAGCTGGGTGACACTGTGGAATACACCCTGTCCAAGGGCAAAGGAAACAAAGTCAGCGCTGAGAAGGTTATGAAGATGGCAGCAG TGAATAGTGTGGGACAGGATGTTGGTGAGGCGGTGATGCTGGGGAAGGTGGTGCGCCCTCTGCGTAGTGTGGACCCGTCGCAGACAGAGTACCAGGGGCTCATCGAGCACTCAGAGGAAG AGGGCATGAAGGGCCAGAATTACTCATTTGGCATCATGGGCATGACAAACAAGGCAGACTGTCTGCAGAAAGGAGAGCTGGTGAAGTTCCAGCTGTGCACAGTGGCCCAGACAGGACAGAAGATGGCCTGCAACGTTGTGCCCCAACGCAAAGCCTTAGTGGAGTGCGTCAAGGACCAG TTTGGTTTCATCACATATGAAGTTGGTGAGAGTAAGAAGCTGTTTTTCCATGTCAAAGAGGTGCAGGATGGCTTGGAGCTCCAGACTGGGGATGAGGTGGAGTTCTCAGTCATTCTCAACCAACGCACAGGGAAATGTAGTGCCTGCAATGTGCGCAGAGTCAG TGAAGGGCCTAAACCTGTGGCAACCCCCCGTCCCGATCGTTTGGTCAACCGGCTCAAGAGCATCACCCTGGATGACTCTAGCGCCCCCCGCCTAGTCATTGTGAGACAGCCCCGTGGCCCTGACAACTCAAAG GGCTTCAACGTGGAGCGGAAGACTCGTCAACCGGGTGTAATTGACTGA